DNA from Leptospira mayottensis 200901116:
CAGTTTCCCCAAGCGGCCTGAATTTTTTTCTTTCGATCCCGAGCTTGTTTTTTTTCTCCCGCATAGGGATCGGTCAAAATCAATTTTAGGCAAGCTTCAGCATCTCCTTTCAAATACGGGAAAATGGGGAGTCTAAACTCCAGATGAAATCGGCTAAACCTTTGCGAATCGTAGTAATTGATGAAACCATTGTTACCGATCTTTTCAAAATTGTTCCGAACCGATTCAATTTCCTTTTCGGGCAAATTTCTAAGAATAAGAACGAAACGATTGCCCGCATTTGCTTCTGGACTCAAAGATTTTTCGCTAAAGCCGATCTTTTCCAATTGCAAAACGTTTGCAAGTTCCTTGGGAACTTTCAAAGGCTTTTGACAACTTAAATATTGAGAAGTGGTCGCGTGCCGATCTTTCTTGCCTGCATATCCGATCTCGGAAATGGAAATCTTAGATTCCTTGGAAATTTTCAAGAGAGCATCTAGTGTATTCCAACCGGATTTATGAAGTCGGAAGATCATCCATTTTCCAGATTTTTGTATAAAACCGGGACGAAGAATTTCTTCGACCCTAAAATCTCCCGGATTCTGTTTCAAATCATAAACTAAAAACCCACTAAATGGATAACTTCCCACAGTTCCAAAATATGGAAACTTCTCACAATAACAATCTTGAATTAAAAAATTCATTGACTATAAAACACGTTTTAAAGTAATAGTTTAAATTCAAAGTATTTATGGGAACCCACTATAAAGGAAGTAATCGAGAAACGGCGGTCCTGAATGCATTTATCAAGCTTAGCCGTTGTTCCGACTCAATTCGCCAATTGGAAGAGAAAGTTTTTTCGAAATACGGATTGACGACGGGGCAATTTGGTTGTTTGGAAACGCTTATCCATTTAGGTCCGATGTGCCAAAAGGAAATTGGACAAAAATTATTCTCCTGCGAAGGAAACATCACTCAAATTATAGATAATCTCGAAAAGAGAAAGCTCGTTCAAAGAATCCGGAACAAAGAAGACAGACGTTATATCATCATTCACCTAACCCCCAAAGGACGAAAGCTCGTACAGGAAGCGTTTCCTGATCTTTTGGTTTCTCTCGTTCATAAATTCGATTCTTTATCGGAAAATCAACTTTTAGATCTTGGTGATTATTGTAAGGAAATCGGATTGAAGGCGGTATGAACTTTTTCTTTCAGATCTATACTTTGAATATAAACGATTTAACATCGAAATATAGTTCTAATATCATAAAAGGGAAGTCCACACATTTTAACAAATTCATTGGAAAATTCAGGCGAGTAAAAAAACCGTTTTCAATGCTGTAAATTGAAGTCATTCACTATTAAAAAATAATGGATGAACATTTTGGAATCATTTAGGAGGAAACAAATGCTTCAAAAATTTTTTAAAACAGATTCAGATCTTGGATCTCTAATTCTCAGAGTAGTTGCAGGAGTTGTAATGTTCCCGCACGGAGCACAAAAACTTTTAGGCTGGTTCGGCGGTTTTGGTTTTACTGGAACCATGGGCTATTTCGTTGGGTTAGGAATTCCTTCACCGATCGCATTTCTCATAATCATCGGGGAATCGCTGGGAGCACTTGGACTGATCTTTGGTTTTCTTACAAGATTATCCGCATTCGGAATCGGAATCATTATGATAGCGGCAGCCATAATTCATTCGCCATACGGATTTTTTATGAACTGGTTCGGGAATCAACAAGGAGAAGGGTATGAATTCCACCTTCTTTGCATTGCAATTTCTGCAGTTCTTTTTATCAAAGGCGGCGGAAAAGCTTCCGTAGATTCTCTAATCGAAAAGAAACTTAAATAAAGATCCAAATTTTTCGGAAATCCGCGGAAAACAAATCCACGGCTTTCCGAAAATATTTGAATTTTAGAATATTTTAATTACTTTTTGTTTTTTGCTCTTGGGGTGGATTTATTTTTACGGGCTCCGGTTGTAGTAATTGCGGCATTTTTTACCTTACCGAAAAGACCTATAACGCCCCATTTCTTTTCGAATTTAAAGTTAAATATTTCCTTCTCTTTCGGAGGCACAAAGGACATCGCTCTTTCCGTAAGAGCCGTGATCGTTAGACTCGGATTCACACCCAAATTAGCTGGAATCATGGAACCATCACAAATCCTAAGATTCTGATAGCCATAAACCTTGTTTTGAAGATCAATTACACCTGTCTCGGAAGTCTCTCCTATATTACATCCCCCTAATATATGCGCGGTAGCGGGAATATCCAACAAAGCTTCGTTGATACTACTTCTTGCGATCCCTCCCGAGATTTTAGCCAGTCTTCTCGCAAACTCGTTTGCAATCGGGATATAGGTAGGAATTTTTTCTCCGCTTTCCTGAGTGGAAGAAAGTGTTCTCTTGAACGGCCAGATCCATCTTCTCTTACGAACAATCTCGATACTATTGTCCACGGTTTGCATTACAAGAAGAATGATTGTCCTTCTTGCAAACCCGATAGGGTTTAACAGACTGATACTATGAATCGGATGTTTTAGTACTTCAATCAAAAATCGAAGTTGCCTCGGAATACTCTCCCCCCCGTCCACGAGAACCCCCGCAGCTAAACTGTTCATCGCGTCGGCCCCGTCCGAATAACGAACTGGTTCTATGTGAGTATGTTCATCTGGAAAAACGCTGGAAGTGATCGCAATTCCGTGGGATAGATCCGCTTTCTTGTCTTTGAGTGTTACTCCGATTAGCGATTCACTGTTGGTTCTAACGACTTGTCCCAGCTGTTTGGAAAGTTTAGGAAGAATTCCCTCCTCTTTCATCTTTAAAAGAAGACCCAAGGTCCCTAAAACCCCAGCGGAAAGAACGACGGATTTCACTCTATAAATTTTTTTGGGATAACCAAAAAAAGAAGTCGTTCTCTCAGTATAAACTTCATAACCTTCCGAACCATCTTCACCTAACGGTACCAACTTGGAAACTTTCGTTTCCGGAAGAACAACTGCCCCCGCTTTCTCTGCAAAATAAAGATAATTCTTATCAAGAGTATTTTTTGCGTTATAACGACAACCGACCATACAACCACCACAATCGTTACAGGAATTTCTCTCCGGCCCCTCTCCTCCGAAAAAAGGATCGATGCCACTTTTACCGAAGTGAACCCCTACCGGAGTTTTGTTAAACGTATTCTCGATTCCGAAAGTTTTTGCGGTTTCCTGCATATACCGATCCGATTCCCAAGTCTTTGGATTTTCCACGACACCCAACATCCTCTTCGCAAGTTCGTAGAAAGGAAGGATTCCTTTTTTTCCTCCCATCTTTTGGACGATCGCTTTTTTCCAAAATGGTTCGGGAGGAACATACAACGTATTTGCGTAAACAAGACTTCCACCGCCCACTCCCGCGCCGCTCAAAACCATTACGTCGTTTAGAAAGTTGATTCTCTGAATTCCAAAGCAGAAAAGTTTCGGAAACCAAAGGAACTTACGTAAATTCCAGTTGGTTTTAGGGAATTCGGAGCTGTTCCATCGTTTGCCTGATTCTAAAACGGCCACCTTATATCCTTTTTGCGAAAGCCGAAGCGCAGAGACACTTCCTCCAAAACCTGAGCCGACTACGATATAATCGTAATCATAAAGAATTTCTTTCCTTTTTAAAGTCGAATCTAAACTCATTTGCAGTCCAGTCCTATCGAAGTTTTTCAGTGGCTTAAAGTCTTTTATTTCCCATAAATGGAAAGCCAAAATTCTTCGAATCGATTTTTTCAAAGTAAAATAGAGTTATCTTCAAACCGAAAAGAACGTTTGATCTCAATTTTTAACTTTTGTTCTTCTTTCAGCTTGATGAATTCCTTTCAAATCTTTAGAATTGAAGAATGAATACGAAAGTCGTTCATTCCGAGCTAGAATTCAAGTTTTACACCTCTCTAGACGGTCATGAATCTTATCTATTGTACAAAGAAGAAGGTGATATCTGGAATCTGGTTTCAACTTATGTTCCCTCCGAACTTCGCGGTAAAGGTCTTGCCGCAGATCTTGTACAAACCGCCTTGGATAAGGCTCGTTCCTTAAATAAAAAAATCATTCCGAGTTGTCCGTACGTCGTAACTTTTTTGAATAGGCATCCGAATTATGACGATTTGGTCGTAAGATGATACATCATATCGCGATTGGTTCTCCAAATATAAACATTCTCGAAAAATTTTACGAATCCCTTCCCGGCTTGAAAAAAATAAAAGAGAATAAAAATCCGGATCAGTCTCTTCGTTCGGTTTGGTTTCGGGCGAGTGATACGATTTTGATGATCGAAATCGATACGAGCACAAAAGGCCCCAAGGCTTTGATTTTTTCTACTTCTTGTTTAAAGTCTGCGGATTTGAAAAATCTTCCAGAATGGATTCAAGAAACCGAATATACAAAATACTTTAAGGATCCAGACGGCAATCTTCTGGGTTATTCTTCCTATCCGAATCCTTGGCCGTTTTAAACGGAATTGAGAATTCCGCGAGCTGCAATATAAGACGTGGTCCACGCGCTCTGAAAGTTGAACCCTCCCGTAACTCCATCCACGTCCAAAACCTCTCCGGCAAAATAAATTCCAGGAACAACCTTACTTTCCATAGTTTTAAAATTCACCTCCTTACGATTGACTCCTCCACAGGTCACAAACTCTTCCTTAAATTCCCCTTTTCCTGAGATCTTAAATCTTGCATCTGTAAGCTCTTCGGTGATTTCATGTAAATCTTTAGAGGATAAGCCGGACCACTTTTTGGATGAATCTATAGAATGAATTTTTAATATTCTTTCCCAATATCTTCTCGGAATTCCTAAAACGGGAGTGTTGGAAATGAATTTGGAGGGATGAAGTTCTTTTTCCTTTTCGATCCTTTTTCGAACCTCGTCCTTTTTCATTCCAGGAACGAAGTCGACTCTTAGAGTTGTTTCGTATTCTTTGTTAAATAATTCCCTTGCACCTTTTGCGGAAAGTTTTAAGATTGCAGGCCCACTGGCTCCCCAATGTGTGATAAGCAAAGGACCGAGTTGAGAATAACCGAATTCGGCAAGAGAACACTCCGTTTTCTCAAAGGTAAGTCCCGACAGATCTTCGAGACGGGGATCGACGATTTTAAATGTAAACAAAGAAGGAACCGGATCCGATATAGTATGTCCCAGTGCCTGGAGCCAATTCCAAGCTTTTCTTCCGGAACCAGTCGCAAATAATATTTTATTAAATTCTAATGTATCTTCGCTTTTAAGTTTGATTTGAAATTTAGAATCGGTGATCGGTTTTACAGAATGAATCTCCATTCCTACTTTCAGTTTCACCCCAGTCTTTTTTGCCTCTTGCATCAATGCTTGAAGTACTGTTTCTGAAGAATCGGTGATCGGAAACATTCTTCCGTCGGTTTCGGCTTTTAATAGGACTCCCCGTTGTTCGTACCATCGGATCGTGTCCCTAGGCCCGAAAATTTCAAAAGCCCAACGGAGTTCTCTTTCACCTCTAGGATAATTTTTACTCAAGATTTCCGGATCAAAACAATGATTTGTAACGTTACATCTTCCTCCTCCGGAAATTTTCACCTTGGAAAGAAATTGTTTTCCTTTTTCCAGAAGAGTAACCTCGCAATTCCCTTCGGAAGCAATTTGAATCGCTCCAAAAAATCCCGCAGCCCCTCCTCCTATGACTGCAATCTTCGGTCGTTCTTTCGATTCAAAACTCATAATCGGAAATCCTTGGCCCGATTTTTATAAGAACTCATTCCTTCCATACAAAAATGAACTTCCGATTTTGCACTCTGTATTTATCTAAAAACCTTGAGCGCAATCAATCGTCCCTCTCAAAACCTCAAAAATTGTAAGACCCCTATTATGTTTAACGTTGAAAAGATAATTTAAAAACCTATAAACTCACTAAAAATCTGCGGGAACTTACCGCGCATCAAGAGACCAACGTATAATAGTATTATTGTCTTGAACTTTGAAACATGACGTTCCCACATTTTGTTTTTACGAAAAAACGAATTCTCGTTACAATAAATCTGCGGCTATAATCATTGTGCAGATTCGTAAAAAACATATGACCGCAAAACGGTGGTTTTATATAGAAATTTGACTTTAGAATTGTTATTTTAGAATTTTACAAAGACGCCCACAAAATGGCTAAAAGAAATCTATCGATTTACAAAGGAAAGCTGAAAGGATTTAAAACAAAATTATTCTACCTCAAAGTCTGATTCAGAATCCACAAGAAATTCTTCTCTGGAATAAATAAGTTCCATCACATCATCCATCCAGTCCGGAGTTCCATGATTTGGGTCCCCAAAAGGATCATTAGCTCTATATTGTCTCATGATTTCGTTGTGTTTTTGAAACTGTTCTCTTGTGTTTGTGTTCATATTCAAATTGTCGGTTTAAAAAACCGTTTTATAACAGATTTTAGAAAATAATTAATAATTTCTTTCCTAAAAAGTACAACTAAAAAATCACCTAATTTTAAAATATTCTAAACTCTAATTAGAATCTATCATTGCAAAAATTCGAAAATATTATACAAAAGAGGAGTTCTAAAACCGTAGAACCCCTCTCCAAGATTATTTTAGAATAACTCGTTTCCCTTAAAAAAGAAGGAAACTTCAAGAGCTGCGTTTTCATCAGAATCGGAACCGTGTACTGCATTCGCTTCCTTACTTTCCGCATACAGAGCACGAATCGTTCCAGCAGCCGCTTCTTTCGGATCGGTTGCTCCGATCACTTCTCTCCAATGAAGAACAGCGTTGTCTCTTTCTAGAGCAGCGGCAACGATCGGACCGGAAGACATGTAGTTACATAAGTCGTTGTAAAACGGACGCGCGGAGTGTACTTTATAAAATTGTTTAGCATCTTCAAGAGATAGCTTGAGATACTTTAAACCTAGGATCTTAAATCCTTCTTTTTCGATCCTTGCAAGAATATTTCCGACGTGTTTGTTTTTTACTCCGTCGGGTTTGATCATGATAAACGTTTTGGACATTTTTTTTCCTTATTGAGAGAGTTTTTTAAGTAATGCTTTGCTGACAATTTCAGGAACCTGATTGCTAACATCTCTTCCATGTCTTGCGACTTCCTTGACGATTGTTGAAGAGATAAAAGAATACTCGCTGGAAGACATTAGAAAAACGGTTTCCACATTCGGAGCCAATTTTTTATTCATTAAAGAAATGGCATATTCATAGTCGAAATCGGTAACCGCTCTAAGTCCTCGAATAATACTGTTCGCTCCGACTTTATTGCAATAATCCACGGTGAGACCTTGAAAAGTATCAATCTCCAAACCCTTCAATCCTTGGGTGACTTTATGGATAAATTCAAGTCTTTCCTCAATTGAGAACAAAGTAGACTTGTTAGAATTAACCGCAATGGCAATGATCACCTTATCGAAAAGTCCTAAGGACCTTTGAAGGATATCCAAATGTCCGTTCGTTAACGGATCAAAGGAACCAGGATAAATCGCCAAATGTTTCATTTTTTACGAAGCCTAGCCGTTTCTTGTGCGGGTAAACCATAGATATTGATAAACCCTTCCGCGTCTTTTTGGTTATATAATTCCTCTTTTTCAAAGGTTGCCATCTTGGGATTGTACAGAGAAACGGAAGATTTTCTACCTACAATTGAACAAGTTCCCTTGTAGAGTTTTACTTTTACGGTGCCGGTTACGTATCTCTGAGTTTCAGTAATAAAAGCTCGAACTGCTTTCATTCTTGAGGAAAACCAGTGGCCATTATAGATAAGTTCGGCGAATTCGATGGAAAGTTTATCTTTATGATGTTGTGTGTCCCGATCAATCGTGATCGATTCCAAATCCCTGTGAGTTAAAAATAACACAGTTCCGCCCGGAGTCTCATAAACGCCCCTGGACTTGATTCCCACAAGACGATTTTCGACGATGTCCACTCTACCCACTCCGTGTTTGCCCGCGATCGTGTTGAGGGTCTCCATCACTTCGTAAGGATTCAATTTTTTACCGTTGATCGCGACACAATTTCCTTCCTGGAAATCAAGTTCCAAATATTCGGGGGCATCGGGAGCTTTTTCGGGAGAAGTTGTCAAAAGAAACATTTTTTCATCCGGTTCTCTATAAGGATCTTCTAATATTCCACCTTCGTAAGAAATATGCATAAGATTTCTATCCATAGAATACGGCTTTTCCACGGTAATGGAAACCGGAATCCCTTTGGACTTTGCATACTCAATCAGATCCGATCTGCCGCCGAAATTCCAGATTCTCCAAGGCGCAATGATTGTTTTTTCGGGAGCTAACGATTTAACGCCAAGTTCGAAACGAACCTGATCGTTTCCTTTACCGGTCGCACCGTGAGCGAAGGCGTCAGCACCTTCCTTTTCAGCGACTTCCACCATCGCCTTCGCGATAAGAGGCCGGGCAAGGGAAGTTCCGAGAAGATAACGCATTTCATAAAGTGCATTCCCTTGAATGGCAGGAAAAATAAAATCTCGAGCGAATTCCAAACGAAGGTCTTGTATATAAACTTTGGAAGCTCCGGTTTTAATTCCCTTTTCTTCCAAACCGGAAAGTTCTTCTTTTTGACCCACATCCGCAGTAAAAGCGATTACTTCGCAGCTATATGTTTCTTTCAACCAGGTAAGAATTACCGACGTATCCAAACCGCCGGAATAAGCGAGGACGATTTTTTTAACAGGTTTACTTTGCGCCATTCTGAGAACACTGAAAATCGATCCAGGTCTGTGGACAACCGGATTTTCCCGATTCTGAAACAGGGTTTTAGAGAATTATAATGGCGTTTCGATCCATTCTTTGATTTTACGAAGAATGAGAATCATCGCATATGTATCAAGTTTGCAGTATTCGATAAGATTTTTTTCGATCTCCGATTTTTCGAATTCCGTCATAAATTCCGTTTTTATCCTCAAAAATTCGAAGTTCGCCATTTGACCCGATTGGATTCCAAGATCTTTATAATCTCGACCTGTAATTACGGGAAGAATGGTTTTTAACGATGTACTTCCTTTCTGATCGGGATGATAATAATCGTATTCCCAAAAAGGTTTCGAAAGATCGACGAAATACTCTTGGATTGATTGGAGCCAGGGTTTGAATTCGGAAAAAACCGCCGCAGATTCCTCCAGACATCTTCTTTCAAACTTATCATTGTAGCATAGAATGGTCCCTCCGGGTAAAATCCATTCTTGCAATTTTTCTAATATTTTTTTCCTAGGGTCTTCAATTCCGTCATCGATATAATAAAAGCTTTCGGGTTCTTCAAAAAGATCCTCCCGTATAACGTGCAACGAAAACAAAAATGGAACGTGCTGAAACGGGTGGGAGTCCGGATAAATCGGAATCGGAGGATTGATAGATTCGAAATCCAAAAAATAAATCGGATAATGAAGTTTTTCAAAAAATTCGGTAAAAACCTTTCGATTCGTAAACGGAGTTCCCGTTTTCATCACTTGAATCTGAGTTTTTTGACGAGGAGTCAGGCCTTCTGTTTGTTGAATATCTTTCAGGTTCAGAATCCCTTGTTTGTAAAATCTTATTGATTCTTCTTTTCCCTCACGAAGAGTGAAAATGTCTCCCGGAACGTTAGGAGTCAAACAGGTTTCCGGATACAAACAGTTTCTCGGATGAGAACACAGATTACTCGCAAAACGAGAAGGAAGATTTTTTCTAGAAAGAAGGTCGTATAAAGAACGGGCGATTTCTATCGTTTCTTTTTCTTTGAGCATGATCTCGTCTGTGACGTCCTTACGCACAAAAAAAGAATCGGCTTGGATCCCGTCTTGAAAGTGAAACTTGGAATTTACGAAAAGAAGAGTACATTTAGAAATCGGAAATCCGGATTCGTCCGCCACAAACTTTTGAAATGCAACTTCCGTAATATGTTGTTTTTTGAACGAACTCGAGACTTTGAGAACTACAAGTTCGAAAGTTCCCGAAAATTCTTTATTGGGGAGAATATATTCCACCTTCATGGAAAATTTGTCCGTTTCCAAACAGGCGGACCTGACTCCTTTTCCTGATTTCAAAATCTTTCTGGTATCGGAATCGGAGTAACGAGCGTTTTTGGATTCCGGAAAAAAAGAATGGGAAAGATCCCTTAAAAGGGATTTCTGTTTCGGGGAAATATACTTGTGCTCAAATGGATCGAAATCGGGACGACGTTGATACGTGTTTAGCCAAAGAAGGTATTCGCAGTGAAGCCCGGTCGTAAAATCCGCTTTTGTAAGTTTTGGAATTTCTAATTTAGGTCTTTTGAGAGAAAAAAAGTTAGAAACCCGTTCCAAAAAAAATTTTCGGAACGGGTAAATCCGTTTTAGAATCGAAAGTTTTCGGTTTTTCAGGCCAATAGAACCTTAATATCCTTAGGGCTGGAAACCGCGTAGATTTTATTTTCAGAAGTTCCCATGTTCGCTTGAGTCAGTTTTTGACTTACGATACTTGGTCCAAAATCAATACCTGTAACGTTCGCAGTAGTAACGAAAGGTTTAACTGCTTTATCCCAGTGAAGAGTTTTGATCAACATCTCTCTAAAAAGTGGAAGACCAATTCCCGCATCGGACTGCATGTTTCTTCCGTCGAAAATGGAATAAACAGGAACCTTCAAATCGGAACCTTTAAAATCAAAACCGATTCTTTCCATATCCAATGGAATAGTCTTGTTTGTATCCTCCATATGCGGGGAATGAAAAGGAGCGGTTGTTCTGAGATAAACGAACTTTACCTTTTTTTCTTCCATTTCCGCTTTGAACTTTTTACGAAATTCAAGAAGGGACTCGGGACTTCCCGAAACGATATTGGAATCGGGTGTGTTAAAAAGACTTACGTAAATCGCCTTACTTCCGCTCAAACCAAGGGCATCGTTGGTTTGTTTGACTTTATCTTCGAGTTCTTTTTGAGAATAACCGATCACCGCAACCATTGGAGCTGGCTGTTTATCGCCCACCTCTTCGTTTGCTTTGAGAAGAGCCTGAGAAGGATTATAAACACCGACCAGTTCCTGTGCCCTATAACCGATATACAATACGAACTTTAAAAATTTAGCATACGCTGAATAGAAATCCGCGCCTTCTTTACCAAGAGCGATTAACGCGGAAGAAATAACTCCCTGGCTATGGCCAGTAACTCCGATCGAGCTCGAAATCAGTTCAGAAACGGGGAAACCTTTGTTCGTGAATGCGATGTAGTTTCCGATTTGGGTCAGAAAAATTCCAACGATGGAGACTGGTGCGCTGCAAAGATAGTTTTCGTCCGAAGCCGAATCCGGATTTTTAATCCAGCTTTCGAAGTCGTAACCACCATAAATGATGTTTTTATCGAGTTTAGGAACTTCCTCGGCGATGGCTTTAAAAGAAACATCGAAGAATTCTTTAAGAGAAGGCTCAGATTCGTAAAGCTTGGAGAGTTCTTTCAAGAAAGGAGAACCTTGTCCTCCGAATTGAAGAAAAAGTTTTCCTCCGCTAGCTTTGACTTGATTCAGAAAGTTTGCGATTGCCATGAACTTTGATTTTCCTTAGGTGTTTAAGGATGAATCGCCTTTCGTAGTTGGTTCCGCAATTCTTTTTTATTTCGGGAACTTGGATTGCATTTATACTTTTCCGCACCGTAAACCCTTTAATGGGTCTATATTTGTTAAAAGA
Protein-coding regions in this window:
- the truD gene encoding tRNA pseudouridine(13) synthase TruD — its product is MNFLIQDCYCEKFPYFGTVGSYPFSGFLVYDLKQNPGDFRVEEILRPGFIQKSGKWMIFRLHKSGWNTLDALLKISKESKISISEIGYAGKKDRHATTSQYLSCQKPLKVPKELANVLQLEKIGFSEKSLSPEANAGNRFVLILRNLPEKEIESVRNNFEKIGNNGFINYYDSQRFSRFHLEFRLPIFPYLKGDAEACLKLILTDPYAGEKKQARDRKKKIQAAWGNWSQCKKWSNNKLENKIFFSLNREKSPTQKMYSALILQFPEEELLMLISSMQSLIWNEFVSELLISEGCFGVRIKTKTGFLFFPEKSSIESLSPFRNLSVPGESGIYKLEYSKKEINVLRRILNSNGLDETIFDHSPFPGIKMNSFERKMKVIPENFQMTDFEEDDLHPGKRKVKISFQLPSGAYATMLVKRLMLRANI
- a CDS encoding MarR family winged helix-turn-helix transcriptional regulator, whose protein sequence is MGTHYKGSNRETAVLNAFIKLSRCSDSIRQLEEKVFSKYGLTTGQFGCLETLIHLGPMCQKEIGQKLFSCEGNITQIIDNLEKRKLVQRIRNKEDRRYIIIHLTPKGRKLVQEAFPDLLVSLVHKFDSLSENQLLDLGDYCKEIGLKAV
- a CDS encoding DoxX family protein — translated: MLQKFFKTDSDLGSLILRVVAGVVMFPHGAQKLLGWFGGFGFTGTMGYFVGLGIPSPIAFLIIIGESLGALGLIFGFLTRLSAFGIGIIMIAAAIIHSPYGFFMNWFGNQQGEGYEFHLLCIAISAVLFIKGGGKASVDSLIEKKLK
- a CDS encoding GMC oxidoreductase — protein: MSLDSTLKRKEILYDYDYIVVGSGFGGSVSALRLSQKGYKVAVLESGKRWNSSEFPKTNWNLRKFLWFPKLFCFGIQRINFLNDVMVLSGAGVGGGSLVYANTLYVPPEPFWKKAIVQKMGGKKGILPFYELAKRMLGVVENPKTWESDRYMQETAKTFGIENTFNKTPVGVHFGKSGIDPFFGGEGPERNSCNDCGGCMVGCRYNAKNTLDKNYLYFAEKAGAVVLPETKVSKLVPLGEDGSEGYEVYTERTTSFFGYPKKIYRVKSVVLSAGVLGTLGLLLKMKEEGILPKLSKQLGQVVRTNSESLIGVTLKDKKADLSHGIAITSSVFPDEHTHIEPVRYSDGADAMNSLAAGVLVDGGESIPRQLRFLIEVLKHPIHSISLLNPIGFARRTIILLVMQTVDNSIEIVRKRRWIWPFKRTLSSTQESGEKIPTYIPIANEFARRLAKISGGIARSSINEALLDIPATAHILGGCNIGETSETGVIDLQNKVYGYQNLRICDGSMIPANLGVNPSLTITALTERAMSFVPPKEKEIFNFKFEKKWGVIGLFGKVKNAAITTTGARKNKSTPRAKNKK
- a CDS encoding GNAT family N-acetyltransferase, which gives rise to MNTKVVHSELEFKFYTSLDGHESYLLYKEEGDIWNLVSTYVPSELRGKGLAADLVQTALDKARSLNKKIIPSCPYVVTFLNRHPNYDDLVVR
- a CDS encoding VOC family protein, which gives rise to MIHHIAIGSPNINILEKFYESLPGLKKIKENKNPDQSLRSVWFRASDTILMIEIDTSTKGPKALIFSTSCLKSADLKNLPEWIQETEYTKYFKDPDGNLLGYSSYPNPWPF
- a CDS encoding NAD(P)/FAD-dependent oxidoreductase, with the protein product MSFESKERPKIAVIGGGAAGFFGAIQIASEGNCEVTLLEKGKQFLSKVKISGGGRCNVTNHCFDPEILSKNYPRGERELRWAFEIFGPRDTIRWYEQRGVLLKAETDGRMFPITDSSETVLQALMQEAKKTGVKLKVGMEIHSVKPITDSKFQIKLKSEDTLEFNKILFATGSGRKAWNWLQALGHTISDPVPSLFTFKIVDPRLEDLSGLTFEKTECSLAEFGYSQLGPLLITHWGASGPAILKLSAKGARELFNKEYETTLRVDFVPGMKKDEVRKRIEKEKELHPSKFISNTPVLGIPRRYWERILKIHSIDSSKKWSGLSSKDLHEITEELTDARFKISGKGEFKEEFVTCGGVNRKEVNFKTMESKVVPGIYFAGEVLDVDGVTGGFNFQSAWTTSYIAARGILNSV
- a CDS encoding nucleoside-diphosphate kinase — protein: MSKTFIMIKPDGVKNKHVGNILARIEKEGFKILGLKYLKLSLEDAKQFYKVHSARPFYNDLCNYMSSGPIVAAALERDNAVLHWREVIGATDPKEAAAGTIRALYAESKEANAVHGSDSDENAALEVSFFFKGNELF
- the coaD gene encoding pantetheine-phosphate adenylyltransferase yields the protein MKHLAIYPGSFDPLTNGHLDILQRSLGLFDKVIIAIAVNSNKSTLFSIEERLEFIHKVTQGLKGLEIDTFQGLTVDYCNKVGANSIIRGLRAVTDFDYEYAISLMNKKLAPNVETVFLMSSSEYSFISSTIVKEVARHGRDVSNQVPEIVSKALLKKLSQ
- a CDS encoding argininosuccinate synthase: MAQSKPVKKIVLAYSGGLDTSVILTWLKETYSCEVIAFTADVGQKEELSGLEEKGIKTGASKVYIQDLRLEFARDFIFPAIQGNALYEMRYLLGTSLARPLIAKAMVEVAEKEGADAFAHGATGKGNDQVRFELGVKSLAPEKTIIAPWRIWNFGGRSDLIEYAKSKGIPVSITVEKPYSMDRNLMHISYEGGILEDPYREPDEKMFLLTTSPEKAPDAPEYLELDFQEGNCVAINGKKLNPYEVMETLNTIAGKHGVGRVDIVENRLVGIKSRGVYETPGGTVLFLTHRDLESITIDRDTQHHKDKLSIEFAELIYNGHWFSSRMKAVRAFITETQRYVTGTVKVKLYKGTCSIVGRKSSVSLYNPKMATFEKEELYNQKDAEGFINIYGLPAQETARLRKK
- a CDS encoding DUF2779 domain-containing protein, whose product is MKSGKGVRSACLETDKFSMKVEYILPNKEFSGTFELVVLKVSSSFKKQHITEVAFQKFVADESGFPISKCTLLFVNSKFHFQDGIQADSFFVRKDVTDEIMLKEKETIEIARSLYDLLSRKNLPSRFASNLCSHPRNCLYPETCLTPNVPGDIFTLREGKEESIRFYKQGILNLKDIQQTEGLTPRQKTQIQVMKTGTPFTNRKVFTEFFEKLHYPIYFLDFESINPPIPIYPDSHPFQHVPFLFSLHVIREDLFEEPESFYYIDDGIEDPRKKILEKLQEWILPGGTILCYNDKFERRCLEESAAVFSEFKPWLQSIQEYFVDLSKPFWEYDYYHPDQKGSTSLKTILPVITGRDYKDLGIQSGQMANFEFLRIKTEFMTEFEKSEIEKNLIEYCKLDTYAMILILRKIKEWIETPL